The genomic window ACTACCTGATGCCGCTCTTCGTGATGCTCACCACCTCGCTGAAAAGCCTCGAGGAGATCCGCACCGGAGATCTCGTGTCGCTGCCGCGCGAGGTGACCTTCGACGCCTGGGCCAAGGCCTGGTCCGGCGCCTGCACCGGCATCCAGTGCGAGGGGGTGCGTCCCTACTTCTGGAACTCGGTGCTGATCGCCGTGCCCGGCGTGCTGATCTCGACCCTGCTGGGGGCGGTGAACGGCTACGTGATCGCGCAATGGCGCTTCAAGGGCGCCAACATCATCTTCGCGCTGATGCTCTTCGGCTGCTTCATCCCCTTCCAGGTGGTGCTGCTGCCCATGGCGCGGCTGCTCGGGCTGATGGGCATCGCCGGCACGATCCCCGGTCTGGTCTTCGTGCACGTGATCTACGGCATCGGTTTCACCACGCTGTTCTTCCGCAACTACTACGTCACGATCCCGCAGGAGCTGGTGAAAGCGGCCAAGGTTGACGGCGCGGGCTTCCTGCGCATCTTCTGGTCGATCTTCCTGCCGCTCAGCATCCCGATCATCGTGGTCAGCGTGATCTGGCAGTTCACCCAGATCTGGAACGACTTCCTCTTCGGTGTCTCCTTCAGCTCGGCCGGCACGCAGCCGGTGACCGTGGCGCTCAACAACATCGTCAACTCGACGACGGGCGTGAAGGAATACAACGTCGACATGGCCGCCGCGATTATCGCCGCGCTGCCGACCCTCCTCGTCTACGTCGTCGCCGGCAAATACTTCATCCGCGGTCTGACCGCCGGATCCGTCAAAGGATGATCCCCATGGCTCCGATCCTCGATATCCAGCACCTCTACAAGAACTACGGCGCGACCGAGATCCTCAAGGACATCAATGTCTCGATCGAGCCGGGCGATTTCCTCGTGCTCGTCGGCCCTTCGGGCTGCGGCAAGTCCACGCTGCTCAACTGCATCGCCGGGCTCGAACCAATCACCGGCGGCACGCTGAAGATCGGCGGCGAGGACATGACCCATGTCTCGCCCAAGGACCGCGACATCGCCATGGTGTTCCAGTCCTACGCGCTCTACCCGACGATGAGCGTCGCCAAGAACATCACCTTCGGCATGAAGGTGCGCGGCGTCGATCAGGCGACCCAGGACCGCAAGCTCGCCGAGGTGGCCCGCCAGCTGCAGATCGAGCCGCTGCTGAAGCGCCGTCCCGGCCAGCTTTCGGGCGGCCAGCGGCAGCGCGTGGCCATGGGCCGGGCGCTGGTGCGCGATCCCAAGCTCTTCCTTTTCGACGAGCCGCTGTCGAACCTCGACGCCAAGCTGCGGGTCGAGATGCGCACCGAGATCAAGTCGCTTCACCAGCGGCTCGGCGCCTCGATGGTCTATGTCACCCACGACCAGATCGAGGCGATGACCCTGGCCACCAAGATCGTCGTGATGAAGGGCGGCGTGATCCAGCAGATCGGCACCCCGGCCGAGATCTACAACAAGCCCGCCAACCTCTTCGTCGCGGACTTCATGGGCTCCCCGGCGATGAACCTGATCCCCGCCAAGGCCCGCGCCAACGGCAATGGCACCAAGCTCGAGATCGCCCGTGAAGGCGCCGAGCCCGTCGTGCTCACGGACACCCGCGCGACGAACCTGCCCGAGGACGTGATCCTCGGCCTGCGCCCCGAGGACATCTCGGAGCCCGGTTACCGCTCGGGCGAGACCGTGCAGCAGGCGCAGTGCAAGGTCGAGATCGTCGAGCCCGCGGGCGCGGACACCTACGTGATGACCACGCTTGGCGGCAAACAGATCACCGCGCGGCTCCATGCCGAGACCGCGGCGGCCCCGGGGGCGGCGCATACCTTCGCCTTCGATCTCGGCAAGGTGTCCTACTTCAATCCCGGCACCGGCGAGCGCATACTCTGAGCGGGCGCCGGGTCCGCCCGGCACCTTGCGCATCACAGGCGCGGCGGCAGACCCCTGTCGCCGCGCCTTTTTTTGCCGGCCCGCCTGACGGGCCTGCGGCAGGACCCCGCCCATCCGCTCGCCCACCGGGTGAACACGCTTGCGCGGACGGGGGTGCCCATCTACCGTCGAGGGCAGGCGCTGGTGGGTTTCGCGCCGCGTAAGCAGCTTTCATTCCGATATTTCCGATCACGACCGCGCCGCGGATATCGCGGCCTTCCCTGTTTCGACGCCTGAGACGAGTGCTGCATGGCGAGCCTCTTGTGGCTCCGCCAGAGCCTTTTTGTGCCCGGCTCCGGCCGGTCCAGCGCCAGTTCCCCCGGTTTCCCGCTCCCCCCGCGCCGCCACCCGGAGGACGGCATGCCCCTTGCCCTGCCCACAGATATCACCGCGACCGGCGCGCCCGCCGGCGCGGCGCTCTTTGGCGGCAATATCCTCGCACCGCGCACGGCGATGACCGGCGAAGGCTCCTATGCCGAGGCCATCGCGGCGCTCAACGTCACGGGGCTGCGCTACCCGGGCGGCTCGCTCACCGAATACTATTTCGACCTTGCCACCCCCGATGTCGCCACCGCCAGCCACGCCGAGACGGGGGAGCAGATACCCTTTATCCCGCTGTCGGACTTCATGACCTATGCGGGGGAGGCGGGCCACGCGGTGACCGTCGTGCTGCCGACCCGCGACCAGCTGTCGGAGGCGCTGGACGCGTCTGACAACCGCCTGCCGCGGATCGACGAGGAAGCCCTGCGCGACTTCGTGCACGACCTCGTCTCCGGCGTTTACGGCGATGCCGAGATCGCGGCGCTTGAGATCGGCAACGAATACTGGGGCTCGGGCGAGATGACGGCGGTGGAATACGGGCGTCTGGCGGCGCGTATGGCCGAGATCATCGCCGACGAACTGGCGCTCGTGGCGGAGGTGATGGACCTCGACACCAGCAAGATCCGCGTGCTGGCACAGATGGGCCAGAACTACGGGGCCTCGAAGATTTCCGACGGCTATGCGGGCTGGGACGCCGAGGACATCATTGCCGATTTGGCGCAGACCTATCCGGGAGCCGGGCTCGGCGCCGCCAATATCCGCGGCAATGGCGAGGTGAACTGGTCCGAGGTGACCAACGCGCTGGTCCGCATGGGCTTTGAGACCGAAGCGCAGCAGGCGGCGCTCGATGGCGTCATCGCCCATGTGTACGCCCGCGGGACCGAGGACAGCCGGTCCTACGATCTTGACACGATCCACGACACCTGGCTGGCGCAGGAGGGGTTCGGACATCTCGAGATCCATGTCACCGAGTGGAACCTCAAGTCCTCGGAAAACCTCGATGCGCGGTCGGACTATGGGCTGCTGCAGGCGCAGGAGATGCTGGAGATCGTCGAGGAGTTCGTCGAGGCCGGGGTCGAGCAGGCGCACGTCTGGCCGCTGATCCAGAACACCGCGAATGCGCTCTCGACAGGGGTCACGTACACGGCCAGCACCGTGCCTGGAGAGATGTTCGCCATGATGGCCGGGGCGATCCCCGGCAAGGCCCTGCTCGACTTCGCCCCCCGCGACGCCAGCGTCACAGAGACGGGGGATGCCGCGCTTGCCGTGCATGGCTTTGCGGGGGAGGGCGATCTTGTGCTCTACGTGATTTCGCAGATTGGGGAGGCCAGCGTCACCGATCTCGATCTGTCGGGCCTTCTCACGGGTTTCGGCGGCATGGAGATCACCCTGCTCGGCGTCGCCGAGGGAGCGCGTCCCGGCGATGCGGCCGCCGCGCCGCAGCTCGAGGCGCTCGACCCGGAGGTGCTCTACGGAGACGGGCTGCTCGAAGTCACCCTCGCGCCCCAAGAGATCCTTCAGGTCGTCATCTGGGACGTGTCTCCGACCGAGGCCTTCGCCCCGGTCCTTGCCGGGATCGACACCGTCGAGGGCGGCAGTTCACCCGGCACGGAGATGCCCCTGATCGATCTGGCCGGAGCCGAAGACACGCGGCCCGCCGAAGACGAGGAGGGTTCGGACGAGGACGGCGGCTGGGTGGAGCTCGGCATTCTCCTCG from Alloyangia pacifica includes these protein-coding regions:
- a CDS encoding type I secretion protein, with the translated sequence MPLALPTDITATGAPAGAALFGGNILAPRTAMTGEGSYAEAIAALNVTGLRYPGGSLTEYYFDLATPDVATASHAETGEQIPFIPLSDFMTYAGEAGHAVTVVLPTRDQLSEALDASDNRLPRIDEEALRDFVHDLVSGVYGDAEIAALEIGNEYWGSGEMTAVEYGRLAARMAEIIADELALVAEVMDLDTSKIRVLAQMGQNYGASKISDGYAGWDAEDIIADLAQTYPGAGLGAANIRGNGEVNWSEVTNALVRMGFETEAQQAALDGVIAHVYARGTEDSRSYDLDTIHDTWLAQEGFGHLEIHVTEWNLKSSENLDARSDYGLLQAQEMLEIVEEFVEAGVEQAHVWPLIQNTANALSTGVTYTASTVPGEMFAMMAGAIPGKALLDFAPRDASVTETGDAALAVHGFAGEGDLVLYVISQIGEASVTDLDLSGLLTGFGGMEITLLGVAEGARPGDAAAAPQLEALDPEVLYGDGLLEVTLAPQEILQVVIWDVSPTEAFAPVLAGIDTVEGGSSPGTEMPLIDLAGAEDTRPAEDEEGSDEDGGWVELGILLALLPLVGLLAA
- a CDS encoding carbohydrate ABC transporter permease; amino-acid sequence: MTDVSATPAAAAAARSQGTGLKTALRWGLYLILGLFAVYYLMPLFVMLTTSLKSLEEIRTGDLVSLPREVTFDAWAKAWSGACTGIQCEGVRPYFWNSVLIAVPGVLISTLLGAVNGYVIAQWRFKGANIIFALMLFGCFIPFQVVLLPMARLLGLMGIAGTIPGLVFVHVIYGIGFTTLFFRNYYVTIPQELVKAAKVDGAGFLRIFWSIFLPLSIPIIVVSVIWQFTQIWNDFLFGVSFSSAGTQPVTVALNNIVNSTTGVKEYNVDMAAAIIAALPTLLVYVVAGKYFIRGLTAGSVKG
- a CDS encoding ABC transporter ATP-binding protein translates to MAPILDIQHLYKNYGATEILKDINVSIEPGDFLVLVGPSGCGKSTLLNCIAGLEPITGGTLKIGGEDMTHVSPKDRDIAMVFQSYALYPTMSVAKNITFGMKVRGVDQATQDRKLAEVARQLQIEPLLKRRPGQLSGGQRQRVAMGRALVRDPKLFLFDEPLSNLDAKLRVEMRTEIKSLHQRLGASMVYVTHDQIEAMTLATKIVVMKGGVIQQIGTPAEIYNKPANLFVADFMGSPAMNLIPAKARANGNGTKLEIAREGAEPVVLTDTRATNLPEDVILGLRPEDISEPGYRSGETVQQAQCKVEIVEPAGADTYVMTTLGGKQITARLHAETAAAPGAAHTFAFDLGKVSYFNPGTGERIL